A single region of the Kwoniella botswanensis chromosome 1, complete sequence genome encodes:
- a CDS encoding aconitate hydratase, mitochondrial, which yields MSSSRFLVKGAQSLSSSSRSSMLTRSMATLQSSIGDKQVPMSNLEKGKFVNYARIESNLQVVRQRLNRPLTLAEKIVYGHLDNPHEQDIERGVSYLKLRPDRVACQDATAQMAILQFMSAGLPQTAVPTSVHCDHLIQAQVGGPKDLARAIDINKEVYDFLATACAKYGIGFWKPGSGIIHQIILENYALPGLMMIGTDSHTPNAGGLGMVACGVGGADAVDVMAGIPWELKAPKVIGVYLDGKMSGWTTPKDIILKVAGILTVKGGTGAIIEYHGPGVESLSCTGMATICNMGAEIGATTSLFPYNKRMASYLQATGRSQQAAYAQEFNHNLQPDEGSEYDRRIEINLSELEPHINGPFTPDLATPISKFAEEVKKNNWPEELKVGLIGSCTNSSYEDMSRSAHIAKEAADHGLKTKSIFTITPGSEQVRATIARDGFVDTFENVGGVVLANACGPCIGQWDRQDVKKGEVNSIISSYNRNFTGRNDANPATHAFVASPDLVTAMTFAGSLSFNPLTDSLKGADGKEFKFSDPAGHELPAKGYDPGENTFQAPPEDGASVNVAVSPTSDRLQLLKPFKAWDGKDIIDAPVLIKAKGKCTTDHISAGGPWLKYRGHLENISQNCLIGAINADNGKANEVLNQETGEYGAVPTVGAYYRDRNIPWVVVGDENYGEGSSREHAALEPRFLGGRAVICRSFARIHETNLKKQGMLPLWFKNPADYEKISGSDKLSIVGLNDFKPGQDIKVEITHKDGSKDSFLTTSSINEGQWEWFKAGSALNKMAAAAAARQ from the exons CCGACCCCTTACCCTCGCCGAAAAGATCGTCTACGGTCACTTGGATAACCCCCACGAACAAGATATCGAACGAGGTGTATCTTACCTTAAGCTTAGACCTGAC CGAGTTGCTTGTCAAGATGCTACCgctcaa ATGGCTATTCTCCAATTCATGTCTGCCGGTCTCCCTCAAACAGCCGTACCAACCTCTGTACACTGTGATCACTTGATTCAAGCTCAAGTTGGTGGTCCAAAAGATTTGGCCCGAGCTATCGACATCAACAAGGAAGTTTACGACTTCTTGGCTACTGCTTGTGCCAAATACGGTATCGGTTTCTGGAAGCCTGGTTCCGGTATTAT ccaccaaatcatcctcgAAAACTACGCTCTCCCAGGTCTCATGATGATCGGTACCGACTCTCACACTCCTAACGCTGGTGGTCTCGGTATGGTCGCTTGTGGTGTTGGTGGTGCCGATGCTGTCGATGTCATGGCTGGTATCCCTTGGGAACTTAAAGCTCCTAAGGTTATCGGTGTCTACCTTGACGGTAAGATGAGCGGATGGACCACTCCTaaagatatcatcctcaaagTAGCTGGTATCCTCACCGTCAAGGGTGGTACCGGTGCCATCATTGAATACCACGGTCCTGGTGTTGAATCTCTCTCTTGTACCGGTATGGCCACCATCTGTAACATGGGTGCTGAAATCGGTGCCACCACCTCCCTCTTCCCTTACAACAAGCGAATGGCTTCTTACCTCCAAGCTACTGGCCGATCTCAACAAGCCGCTTACGCTCAAGAGTTCAACCACAACTTGCAACCCGATGAAGGATCCGAGTACGACCGAAGAATCGAGATCAACCTTTCCGAACTTGAACCCCATATCAACGGTCCCTTCACCCCTGATCTTGCCACCCCCATCTCCAAATTTGCCGAGgaagtcaagaagaacaacTGGCCAGAGGAGCTCAAGGTCGGTCTTATCGGTTCATGTACCAACTCTTCATACGAAGACATGTCTCGCTCAGCCCACATCGCTAAGGAAGCTGCCGACCACGGTCTCAAGaccaaatccatcttcaccatcaccccTGGTTCCGAACAAGTCCGAGCTACCATTGCTCGAGATGGTTTCGTTGACACTTTCGAGAACGTCGGTGGTGTTGTCCTTGCCAACGCTTGTGGTCCTTGTATCGGTCAATGGGATCGACAAGATGTTAAGAAGGGTGAAGTCAActctatcatctcttcttacAACCGAAACTTCACTGGCCGAAATGATGCCAACCCTGCCACTCACGCTTTCGTCGCTTCCCCTGATCTCGTCACTGCCATGACTTTCGCCGGTTCCCTCTCCTTCAACCCCTTGACCGACTCTCTCAAGGGTGCTGACGGTAAAGAATTCAAGTTCTCTGACCCAGCCGGTCACGAACTCCCTGCTAAAGGTTACGATCCCGGAGAAAACACTTTCCAGGCTCCTCCTGAGGATGGTGCTTCCGTTAACGTCGCTGTTTCCCCCACTTCCGACCGACTCCAACTCCTCAAACCTTTCAAGGCTTgggatggaaaggatatCATTGACGCCCCTGTTCTCATCAAGGCCAAAGGAAAATGTACCACCGATCACATCTCTGCCGGTGGACCTTGGTTGAAATACCGAGGACATCTCGAAAACATCTCTCAGAACTGTTTGATCGGAGCCATCAACGCCGATAACGGAAAGGCCAACGAGGTTTTGAACCAGGAGACCGGTGAATACGGAGCTGTCCCAACTGTCGGAGCTTACTACCGAGACCGAAACATCCCTTGGGTTGTTGTAGGAGATGAGAACTACGGTGAAGGATCATCTAGAGAACACGCCGCTTTGGAACCTCGATTCTTGGGTGGACGAGCTGTCATCTGTCGATCATTCGCTCGTATTCACGAGACCAACTTGAAGAAACAAGGTATGCTCCCATTATGGTTCAAGAACCCTGCCGATTACGAAAAGATCTCTGGATCCGATAAATTGTCGATCGTCGGATTGAACGACTTCAAACCTGGACAAGATATCAAAGTTGAGATTACCCACAAGGACGGTTCCAAAGATTCATTCTTgaccacctcatccatcaacgAAGGTCAATGGGAATGGTTCAAGGCTGGTTCAGCTCTTAACAAGatggctgctgctgccgctgcgAGACAATAA